A DNA window from Barnesiella intestinihominis YIT 11860 contains the following coding sequences:
- the rsxA gene encoding electron transport complex subunit RsxA, with translation MLTYISIFVTAIFVNNIVLSQFLGICPFLGVSKRIDSALGMGAAVTFVMTIATIVTYLLQTYLLMPMKLDYMQTIVFILVIAALVQLLEIIIKKIAPSLYQALGVFLPLITTNCTILGVALIVIQKNLSLLEATVYAISTAIGFTLALVIFAGMREQMSLSHIPKAMQGTPIALIAAGLLAMAFMGFSGIKIG, from the coding sequence ATGCTCACCTATATCTCTATATTCGTTACCGCCATATTTGTAAACAATATAGTTCTATCCCAATTCTTGGGAATCTGCCCCTTTCTCGGGGTCTCCAAACGTATCGACTCGGCACTGGGTATGGGTGCGGCGGTAACTTTCGTCATGACCATAGCGACGATAGTTACCTATTTATTACAAACCTATTTATTGATGCCGATGAAACTGGACTATATGCAAACCATTGTTTTCATACTGGTTATTGCCGCATTGGTCCAGCTACTCGAAATTATCATCAAAAAAATAGCACCTTCCCTCTATCAGGCCTTAGGCGTTTTCCTGCCATTAATCACTACAAACTGCACGATATTGGGTGTCGCATTGATCGTTATTCAAAAAAATCTATCGCTTCTCGAAGCTACCGTTTATGCCATATCGACAGCAATCGGATTCACATTGGCTTTGGTAATCTTTGCCGGGATGCGTGAACAAATGAGTTTATCCCATATTCCCAAAGCCATGCAAGGCACACCAATCGCACTCATCGCCGCCGGATTACTGGCTATGGCCTTTATGGGTTTTTCGGGTATCAAAATAGGATAA
- a CDS encoding RnfABCDGE type electron transport complex subunit E encodes MSKTKILLNGIIKENPTFVLLLGMCPTLGTTTSAIGGLGMGLSTLFVLICSNVAISMVKNFIPDKVRIPAFIVIIATFVTILQLCMQAYLPDLYETLGLFIPLIVVNCILLGRAEAFAAKHNPVDSFFDGLGIGLGFTFALTLLGCIREFLGTGHVFGISVYPEEYGSLIFILAPGAFIALGFLIAIIHTLKTR; translated from the coding sequence ATGAGTAAAACGAAAATACTTTTAAACGGAATTATAAAAGAAAATCCGACTTTCGTCCTTCTATTGGGCATGTGCCCCACCTTAGGAACGACCACCTCGGCCATAGGAGGTTTGGGTATGGGACTTTCTACCCTGTTTGTGCTAATTTGCTCCAACGTCGCAATCTCGATGGTCAAAAACTTTATCCCCGATAAAGTGCGAATACCCGCTTTCATCGTTATTATAGCCACGTTCGTAACCATTCTACAACTGTGTATGCAAGCCTATTTACCCGATTTATATGAAACACTCGGACTTTTTATACCCTTGATTGTCGTTAATTGCATTTTATTGGGACGAGCCGAGGCCTTTGCCGCCAAGCACAATCCGGTGGACTCCTTTTTCGACGGGCTCGGTATTGGACTCGGTTTTACATTTGCCCTTACCTTACTGGGTTGTATCCGTGAATTTTTAGGAACAGGACACGTATTCGGTATCTCGGTTTATCCCGAAGAATATGGGTCTCTCATCTTTATCCTCGCCCCCGGTGCATTTATCGCATTAGGCTTTTTAATCGCTATTATCCATACACTTAAAACCCGCTGA
- a CDS encoding RnfABCDGE type electron transport complex subunit G, with protein MKKKDSTFWNMLWSLTLITAVAGGLLGYTHRLTQEPIARATKAGREKAIQQVIPKYDNSPIDEQCSYTVRNEYGETTAIVYPAKKEGILVGAAVECSNSTGYGGEIRIIVGFEADGTIRDYRVLKHQETPGLGAKMDEWFRTEKNNQNIIGKSPVRNKLQVKQDSGDIDAITAATITSRAFLAAIQTAYTAYAESMKGGNHE; from the coding sequence ATGAAGAAAAAAGATTCTACATTTTGGAACATGCTTTGGTCTCTGACCTTGATAACCGCCGTGGCCGGCGGACTATTGGGATATACCCATCGACTTACCCAAGAACCCATAGCACGTGCGACTAAGGCAGGAAGAGAAAAAGCAATCCAACAAGTCATTCCGAAATACGACAACTCCCCAATAGACGAACAATGCTCCTACACTGTCCGTAATGAATACGGTGAGACTACGGCGATCGTCTATCCAGCAAAAAAAGAGGGTATTCTCGTCGGAGCCGCTGTCGAATGCAGCAACTCCACAGGGTACGGTGGCGAAATACGTATTATCGTGGGTTTCGAAGCCGATGGAACGATTCGGGACTATCGAGTCCTGAAACATCAGGAAACGCCCGGATTGGGCGCAAAAATGGACGAATGGTTCAGAACCGAGAAAAATAATCAGAATATCATCGGGAAATCGCCGGTTCGCAACAAATTACAAGTTAAACAAGATTCAGGCGACATAGATGCCATCACAGCCGCGACAATTACATCGAGAGCTTTTTTGGCGGCCATACAAACCGCCTATACGGCTTATGCCGAATCTATGAAAGGAGGCAATCATGAGTAA
- a CDS encoding RnfABCDGE type electron transport complex subunit D yields MELTVSPAPHIHDNLTVSKCMYNVIIALLPAFAVSLYFFGIGALIVTLSSILSCVIVEYLIQKYLLKEKPSIGNGSAILTGLLLAFNLPSNLPIWIVVIGSIVAIGIAKMSFGGLGNNLFNPALAGRVFLLISFPTQMTQWPRPIVSRWNYTDTETGATLLSKLKEEGSQWIEQIDIANLWIGNQGGSLGEVGAIALLIGFAYLLYRKIISWHIPVSILLTVFLFSFVLACGQETGNMQNIPMWQYAFDFALIQLLSGGLLLGAIYMATDYVTSPMTSKGMIIYGIGIGILTVVIRQWGGYPEGVSFAILIMNAFTPLINNYIKPKRFGNHRS; encoded by the coding sequence ATGGAATTAACCGTATCGCCAGCCCCTCACATACACGATAATTTAACCGTCTCGAAATGCATGTACAATGTCATCATCGCATTGCTGCCTGCATTCGCCGTTTCCCTTTATTTTTTCGGAATCGGGGCTTTAATCGTTACTCTCTCGTCTATACTCTCTTGCGTCATTGTCGAATATCTAATCCAGAAATATTTACTGAAAGAAAAGCCTTCTATCGGTAACGGTTCGGCCATACTCACCGGATTGCTGCTGGCCTTCAACCTGCCCTCCAATCTGCCGATATGGATCGTTGTCATCGGTTCTATCGTTGCGATAGGGATTGCCAAAATGTCTTTCGGAGGCTTAGGGAACAATCTTTTCAATCCGGCTTTGGCGGGACGGGTATTTCTTCTCATATCCTTCCCTACCCAGATGACCCAATGGCCTCGGCCAATCGTATCACGGTGGAACTATACCGATACCGAGACCGGAGCAACACTACTTTCTAAATTAAAAGAAGAGGGAAGCCAGTGGATCGAACAAATAGATATCGCTAATCTATGGATTGGAAATCAAGGAGGTAGTTTAGGTGAAGTAGGCGCTATCGCCCTACTAATCGGTTTTGCCTATCTGCTTTACCGGAAAATCATCAGTTGGCATATACCCGTCTCTATCCTCTTGACAGTCTTCTTATTCAGTTTCGTCTTGGCATGCGGGCAAGAAACAGGCAATATGCAAAATATACCCATGTGGCAATATGCATTCGACTTTGCCCTCATTCAGCTATTGTCCGGCGGACTTTTGTTAGGGGCTATATATATGGCGACCGACTACGTGACCTCGCCCATGACCTCCAAAGGAATGATTATCTACGGAATCGGTATAGGTATCTTGACCGTCGTTATACGCCAATGGGGAGGTTACCCCGAAGGAGTTTCTTTCGCAATCCTTATCATGAATGCTTTTACACCGCTTATCAATAATTATATCAAACCCAAACGTTTCGGCAACCATCGATCATGA
- the rsxC gene encoding electron transport complex subunit RsxC, with protein MLKTFRIGGIHPKENKLTSQCPVTAIPVPRQVSLMLNQHIGAPANCIVKKGDTVKVGTLIAEANGFLSSNIHSPVSGTVSKIDKIANAFGIYSQAIIIDTEGDDWEEYIDRTPSLEKEITLSSNEIIQKIAQNGIVGLGGATFPTHVKLTPPKEFKPTVLIVNATECEPYLTDDHALMLESPEQIIIGCHILMKAIHVKQAYIGVENNKRDAIALLKKHAEKYPGIEIVPLRTRYPQGGEKQLIDAILHKQVANGALPVSTGAIVQNVGTAFAVYEAVQKNKPLVERIVTVTGDGVKQPGNYRIRLGMPIRELIEIAGGLPSDSAKVILGGPMMGKAVSNLDAPIPKGCSGILILNEAHAHRSETSSCIRCGKCVSACPMGLEPYLLAKLSENHLFERAEKELITACLECGCCAYSCPSNRPILDYIRIGKNAVNQIIRSRKQS; from the coding sequence ATGTTAAAAACATTCCGCATAGGAGGCATACACCCCAAAGAGAATAAACTGACATCGCAATGCCCAGTAACCGCCATTCCGGTTCCCCGGCAAGTCTCTCTGATGCTCAACCAGCACATCGGAGCGCCGGCCAATTGCATTGTCAAGAAAGGCGATACCGTAAAAGTGGGGACTCTCATCGCCGAGGCCAACGGATTCTTATCGTCCAACATACACTCCCCGGTATCGGGAACCGTCTCGAAAATAGACAAAATAGCTAACGCATTCGGAATATATTCTCAGGCAATTATCATCGATACGGAAGGAGATGATTGGGAGGAATATATAGACCGGACTCCCTCTTTGGAAAAAGAGATTACTTTATCTTCAAATGAAATTATACAAAAAATAGCACAAAACGGTATTGTCGGTTTAGGCGGTGCGACTTTTCCCACCCATGTAAAACTGACACCTCCCAAAGAATTCAAGCCTACGGTCCTCATCGTCAATGCGACGGAATGCGAACCCTACCTGACGGACGACCATGCTCTCATGCTCGAATCGCCCGAACAAATTATAATAGGCTGTCACATTCTAATGAAAGCTATCCATGTAAAACAGGCTTATATAGGAGTAGAAAATAACAAAAGAGACGCTATTGCCCTACTAAAAAAGCATGCCGAAAAATATCCGGGCATAGAAATAGTGCCCCTCCGTACCCGATACCCGCAAGGCGGTGAAAAGCAGCTCATCGATGCCATTCTTCATAAGCAAGTAGCAAATGGGGCATTACCGGTTTCGACCGGAGCTATCGTCCAAAATGTCGGAACCGCTTTTGCCGTGTATGAAGCCGTTCAGAAAAATAAACCGCTCGTAGAGCGTATCGTCACCGTTACAGGAGACGGTGTTAAACAACCGGGGAATTACCGGATAAGATTGGGTATGCCTATCCGTGAGCTGATAGAGATTGCCGGCGGTCTTCCCTCCGACAGCGCAAAGGTCATTCTCGGAGGCCCCATGATGGGAAAAGCGGTTTCCAATCTAGATGCCCCTATTCCCAAAGGCTGTTCGGGTATCTTGATATTAAACGAAGCCCATGCGCACCGGAGCGAAACCTCTTCCTGTATCAGATGCGGCAAATGCGTTTCTGCATGTCCTATGGGACTCGAACCTTATCTCTTGGCCAAATTGTCAGAAAATCATTTGTTCGAGAGAGCGGAAAAAGAACTCATCACCGCATGTCTGGAATGTGGCTGTTGTGCTTATAGTTGTCCGTCAAACCGTCCTATACTCGATTATATACGAATAGGGAAAAATGCAGTAAACCAAATCATACGATCCAGAAAACAATCTTAA